Part of the Novosphingobium sp. ZN18A2 genome, GGCGGCAGGCTCCGGCTTCCAATCCGGCGGCGACATGATTCACGAACCCGGCCTTGGGGGTAATCAGGCGTCATCCCCGGGACAGTTGACGGCGCGGGTCGTCGCGCCCGGCGACCTTGACGATGGCCTGATTGCCGTCTGGAATTCGTTCTGCGACGCGGGCCCGCTATACCAAAGCCCGTTCTATCGCCCGCAATTCACCCTTGCGGTCGCAGGCTCGCGGCCCGACGCACGCGTGGCCGTTCTTGAGCGGGGGGGCAGGATTGCGGGATTCCTGCCGTATCATCTGGTCGGTCGCAGGGTCGCACGGCCGATCGGCGGCCAGATCAATGATTATCAGGGGCCGATCCTGGCGCCGGGAGAGTGCGTTTGCGCAGAGGCGCTGCTGTGCGCGGCCGGGCTGGACGCATACGACTACAATCACCTTCCGGCGGAACTGGCAGAGCAGATCGGCGGAGGGCGCGGGACGTCGGTTTCGCCGCAAATGGACCTTCGCGGCGGGTTCGATGCCTATGCCGGACGCCAGGGCGCGACTTGGCGCAAGCGGCAACGGAAGCACGAGCGGCTTGTGCGCAAGACAGAGCGTGAAATCGGCCCCCTCCGCTTCGACTTCCACGATGGCTCGGACAGCGTGTTCCAGAGTCTGGTGGAGATGAAAACGCGGCAATACCAGCTCATCAAGCCCGGAATGAAGATGGCAACGGGTTGGGAGGTCGGCACCTTCGAACGGCTGCGCAACAGCACCGAACCCGGCCTGACGGGCACAGTCAGTACCCTACGCGCGGGTGACCGGCTGATCGCGGCCCATTTCGGCATGCGTTCGGCCGGTGTGCTGCATTGGTGGTTCCCGACTTATGACCTTTCGCTGAA contains:
- a CDS encoding GNAT family N-acetyltransferase, which codes for MTARVVAPGDLDDGLIAVWNSFCDAGPLYQSPFYRPQFTLAVAGSRPDARVAVLERGGRIAGFLPYHLVGRRVARPIGGQINDYQGPILAPGECVCAEALLCAAGLDAYDYNHLPAELAEQIGGGRGTSVSPQMDLRGGFDAYAGRQGATWRKRQRKHERLVRKTEREIGPLRFDFHDGSDSVFQSLVEMKTRQYQLIKPGMKMATGWEVGTFERLRNSTEPGLTGTVSTLRAGDRLIAAHFGMRSAGVLHWWFPTYDLSLKAYGPGYTLLILLAQNAAEQGIEVIDFGKGAEQFKFDMADRFVPLKEGSIARPGSLAAILRAGGERLVSVASHLPLGRYRDHPRRAVARLIRPTSLPPTSLAPTSLAPSSLAK